In Halogeometricum borinquense DSM 11551, a single genomic region encodes these proteins:
- a CDS encoding DUF5789 family protein, with product MPDDKRSQDENKDNEQPQQPDRKQEKVRDRAHEDRAMSGDPGGRLGDLDEALEIQNYPTTTEELVEAYGDYEIETQGGTESLEEVLASTKNQTYDSADDVRSRILGLIHR from the coding sequence ATGCCAGACGACAAACGAAGCCAAGACGAGAACAAAGACAACGAGCAGCCACAACAACCAGATCGGAAGCAAGAGAAGGTACGTGACCGCGCCCACGAAGACAGAGCAATGAGCGGCGACCCCGGTGGGCGGCTTGGTGACCTCGATGAGGCACTCGAAATCCAGAACTACCCAACCACGACCGAGGAACTGGTTGAGGCCTACGGAGACTACGAGATCGAAACACAAGGCGGAACAGAATCACTCGAAGAAGTGCTTGCCTCAACTAAGAACCAAACGTACGACTCCGCTGACGATGTTCGAAGTCGAATACTGGGACTAATACATCGCTAA
- a CDS encoding glycoside hydrolase family 3 N-terminal domain-containing protein, with product MGSDTQADRPLPTVSAADIDDLLESMTLEEKVGQLVGTYVGHMGAEKTLEDAISEIVDDHVGSVSPFGIGISTRDDPKLAAETANRLQRVAIEETQHGIPIHIPIDAVHGHAYLNGTTVFPHNLGMAAVRDPELVERSGEVTGREAAATGATVNYGPTCDVARDQRWGRVFETYGESPYLCGELAAAEARGLRGSADNPTIAATAKHFPAYGQPTRGEDASVVEISESTFRRDFLPPFERVLEAGVDVVMPCYNSIDGEPAHGSKRFLTSLLRDELGFDGVVTSDWDGVEHLHQYHRTADSRRTAAWQAFSAGLDLVSVGGPSYAEEVCELVRAEELSEKRIDRSVRRVLKLKARLGLFDDPYVDAESATEAVSRESHREMSLDAARESMTLLKNDGVLPLSESLDDVLVTGPNADDLHHQFGGWSVMDDADLTGVTVREGIEAIVGEESVTYEPGSGITETEDVAAATDAAEDADAAVVVLGEDWYLHEFGPQQMNRATGEFPTRTQLGLPDAQRELLEAVQTTGTPTVLVLVSGRPLSIAWADEHVPGILMAYYPGMDGGTAVAETLFGRHNPSGRLPISVPRSVGHLPTRYNYLRHPTPIGADEHPDSYDPLYAFGHGLSYTDFEVTDLSLSSSTVGPAGTVTVEVTVENTGDRDGTKAVDLFVEDVVSSRVTPVREHVGFEKTTVEAGESATLSMSVPVERLAVHGRDYERVEPGEFVFHCEDETAEITVRTGRD from the coding sequence ATGGGTTCAGATACGCAGGCCGACAGGCCCCTTCCAACGGTATCCGCCGCCGATATTGACGACCTCCTCGAATCGATGACGCTCGAAGAGAAGGTCGGGCAACTCGTCGGCACCTACGTCGGTCACATGGGAGCGGAGAAGACGCTCGAAGATGCCATCAGCGAAATTGTAGACGACCATGTCGGGTCTGTCTCTCCGTTCGGTATCGGCATCTCGACGCGCGACGACCCGAAACTGGCCGCCGAGACGGCGAACCGACTCCAGCGGGTCGCTATCGAGGAGACGCAGCACGGGATTCCGATCCATATCCCAATCGACGCCGTTCACGGTCACGCCTATCTCAACGGGACGACGGTGTTTCCGCACAATTTAGGGATGGCGGCGGTCCGTGATCCCGAACTCGTCGAACGAAGCGGGGAAGTGACAGGACGCGAAGCGGCCGCGACGGGTGCAACGGTGAACTACGGCCCGACCTGCGATGTGGCCCGCGATCAACGATGGGGTCGCGTGTTCGAGACGTACGGCGAGAGTCCGTACCTTTGCGGCGAACTCGCCGCCGCCGAGGCGCGCGGCCTCCGAGGGTCGGCCGACAACCCGACGATTGCGGCGACGGCCAAACACTTCCCCGCGTACGGGCAACCGACCCGCGGCGAGGACGCATCCGTGGTCGAAATCTCCGAATCGACGTTCCGCCGGGACTTTCTACCGCCGTTCGAGCGAGTTCTCGAAGCCGGCGTGGACGTGGTGATGCCGTGTTACAACTCCATCGACGGCGAACCGGCGCACGGGTCGAAACGGTTTCTCACGAGCCTTCTCCGCGACGAACTCGGGTTCGACGGCGTAGTCACGTCTGACTGGGATGGCGTCGAACACCTCCATCAATACCACCGAACCGCCGACAGCCGACGAACTGCCGCGTGGCAGGCGTTCTCCGCCGGACTCGACCTCGTCTCCGTCGGTGGCCCGTCGTACGCTGAGGAGGTGTGTGAACTCGTACGCGCCGAAGAACTCTCCGAGAAACGCATCGACCGGAGCGTCCGCCGCGTTCTCAAACTGAAGGCACGTCTCGGTCTGTTCGACGACCCGTACGTGGACGCCGAGTCCGCTACGGAGGCCGTCTCCCGGGAAAGCCACCGGGAGATGTCTCTCGACGCTGCCCGCGAGTCCATGACGCTTCTGAAAAACGACGGCGTTCTCCCGCTCTCGGAGTCGCTGGACGACGTGTTGGTCACGGGTCCGAACGCCGACGATTTACACCACCAGTTCGGCGGCTGGAGCGTCATGGACGACGCAGACCTCACTGGTGTGACCGTCCGCGAGGGAATCGAAGCAATCGTCGGTGAGGAGTCTGTGACGTACGAACCCGGTTCGGGCATCACCGAGACAGAAGACGTTGCAGCGGCCACAGACGCGGCCGAAGACGCCGACGCCGCGGTGGTCGTCCTCGGTGAAGATTGGTACCTTCACGAGTTCGGTCCTCAGCAGATGAATCGTGCCACCGGCGAGTTCCCCACGCGGACGCAACTGGGTCTGCCCGATGCCCAGCGAGAACTCCTCGAAGCGGTGCAGACCACCGGCACGCCGACGGTTCTTGTCCTCGTCTCGGGCCGTCCCCTGTCGATTGCATGGGCCGACGAGCACGTTCCGGGTATTCTCATGGCATACTACCCCGGAATGGATGGCGGAACTGCCGTCGCTGAGACGCTGTTCGGCCGCCACAATCCCAGCGGACGCCTGCCAATCTCTGTTCCGCGTTCGGTGGGACATCTCCCTACTCGGTACAACTACCTCCGACACCCCACACCGATTGGAGCGGACGAACACCCCGACTCGTACGACCCGCTGTACGCCTTCGGGCACGGCTTGAGTTACACCGACTTCGAGGTGACTGACCTCTCACTGTCGTCTTCGACAGTCGGTCCCGCCGGAACGGTGACGGTTGAGGTGACTGTGGAAAACACCGGTGACCGAGACGGTACGAAAGCGGTGGACTTGTTTGTCGAGGACGTGGTGAGTTCTCGGGTGACACCTGTTCGTGAACACGTTGGGTTCGAGAAGACGACTGTGGAGGCAGGCGAGTCAGCGACGCTCTCGATGTCGGTTCCGGTCGAACGGCTCGCCGTCCACGGTCGGGACTACGAACGGGTCGAACCCGGCGAATTCGTTTTCCACTGTGAGGACGAAACCGCCGAGATAACGGTCCGAACCGGACGCGACTGA
- a CDS encoding helix-turn-helix transcriptional regulator: MKNSVRERRKAREMTQGDLADAVDVTRQSINAIERGRYNPSLELALKLAVEFDCAVEDLFWLESD, from the coding sequence ATGAAAAACAGCGTCCGCGAGCGCCGCAAAGCCCGCGAAATGACGCAGGGAGACCTCGCAGATGCAGTCGATGTCACCCGACAGAGCATCAACGCCATCGAACGTGGCCGCTACAACCCGAGTCTCGAACTCGCGTTGAAACTCGCCGTAGAGTTCGATTGCGCCGTCGAAGATCTGTTTTGGCTTGAGTCCGACTGA
- a CDS encoding M50 family metallopeptidase yields the protein MRGFRVGSAFGIPVRLNWTFLIVLPLFAVFIAWDIAELVVVINQLFGATMDPDQLTGGNLQWVLGLASALGLFTGVLLHEFGHSLVALRYGYEIDSITLWLLGGVASFTEFPENWRHELVIAIAGPVVSVLLGVGSYVAFISLPPSVDAVRFVFGYLAILNIVLAAFNLLPGFPMDGGRILRALLARTQPHAKATQQAAAVGKVFAFGLGLLGLFTNWFLIVLAFFIYIAASGEAQQTTIKAAFEDITVSDVMTSEENLETVSEETTISDLLARMFTERHIGYPVMRNGDLVGMVTLDDAGAIEEVERDAYRVEDVMSTEPHTTSPDADAMTAFQQMQQNGVGRLPVVNDAGDLVGIISRTDMMRAFNVIQSGGSPRMLQSHGASEARELAQ from the coding sequence ATGAGAGGATTCCGAGTCGGTTCGGCGTTTGGTATTCCCGTCAGGCTTAACTGGACTTTCCTGATCGTCCTTCCGCTCTTCGCCGTATTCATCGCCTGGGATATCGCTGAGTTGGTAGTGGTGATAAACCAGTTGTTCGGCGCTACGATGGACCCGGACCAGTTAACGGGCGGGAACCTCCAGTGGGTACTCGGACTGGCTTCGGCGCTGGGACTGTTTACCGGCGTCCTATTACACGAGTTCGGACACTCGTTGGTCGCGTTGCGATACGGCTACGAGATCGATTCGATTACACTCTGGTTACTCGGCGGCGTGGCTAGCTTCACCGAGTTCCCCGAAAACTGGCGTCACGAGTTGGTGATCGCTATCGCTGGCCCCGTCGTGAGCGTCCTCCTTGGCGTGGGCTCCTACGTGGCATTTATCAGTCTCCCGCCGAGTGTCGACGCAGTCCGATTCGTCTTCGGCTATCTTGCAATCCTGAATATCGTGCTCGCTGCGTTCAATCTGCTCCCCGGCTTTCCGATGGATGGCGGACGTATTCTCCGAGCACTCCTCGCTCGGACCCAGCCACACGCGAAGGCAACCCAACAGGCTGCTGCCGTCGGGAAAGTGTTCGCGTTCGGCCTGGGCCTTCTCGGGTTGTTCACCAACTGGTTTCTCATCGTACTGGCGTTTTTCATCTATATCGCCGCGTCTGGCGAGGCCCAACAGACCACGATCAAGGCAGCTTTCGAAGACATCACCGTAAGCGACGTGATGACGTCCGAAGAGAACCTCGAGACGGTTTCCGAGGAGACTACAATCTCTGATCTCCTCGCGCGGATGTTTACTGAGCGCCATATCGGGTACCCAGTAATGCGAAACGGCGATCTCGTTGGGATGGTGACGCTGGACGATGCAGGTGCTATCGAAGAAGTCGAACGGGATGCATATCGCGTCGAGGATGTGATGTCAACCGAACCCCATACGACCTCCCCCGACGCCGACGCAATGACCGCCTTCCAGCAGATGCAGCAGAACGGCGTTGGTCGACTACCGGTCGTCAACGATGCCGGTGATCTCGTTGGAATCATTTCTCGGACAGACATGATGCGGGCGTTCAACGTCATTCAGAGCGGTGGGTCGCCGCGGATGCTACAATCTCACGGAGCGAGCGAAGCACGTGAATTGGCTCAGTAA
- a CDS encoding potassium channel family protein has translation MYLIVVGAGGIGIPLVDIATRSGHEVVVVETDDEKAEYVAAEYDCLVLNDDATVKETLLEAGARRADAIISTTDEDATNVMVCLLATELAVPSVVSVVHNPHHRPLFERIGANTIENPASLIAEYLYRAVKRPSIVDFMRVGDTAEVFEIRVSESAPIVGMRLDDAAGDGLLPDDVLVVAVERNDESNPITPHGSTAVRSGDLLTVYSAKGATPDVTDVFGHYEDHSTVSSDNSAV, from the coding sequence ATGTATCTCATCGTCGTCGGCGCGGGTGGCATCGGGATACCGCTCGTTGACATCGCTACCCGGTCCGGACACGAAGTTGTCGTCGTCGAAACTGACGACGAAAAGGCCGAGTACGTCGCCGCCGAGTACGACTGTCTGGTTCTGAACGATGACGCGACAGTCAAAGAGACGCTCCTCGAAGCGGGTGCGCGCCGGGCTGACGCTATCATTTCTACGACTGACGAGGACGCGACGAACGTCATGGTCTGTCTCCTTGCGACGGAACTTGCGGTCCCGTCTGTCGTCTCCGTGGTCCACAATCCGCACCATCGCCCCCTGTTCGAACGAATCGGTGCCAACACCATTGAGAACCCTGCCAGTCTCATCGCAGAGTATCTCTACCGTGCGGTCAAGCGACCGTCAATCGTCGATTTCATGCGCGTCGGAGACACAGCGGAAGTCTTCGAGATTCGGGTTTCGGAGTCCGCGCCGATTGTGGGGATGCGCCTCGATGATGCGGCGGGCGATGGCTTGCTTCCGGACGACGTTCTCGTCGTCGCCGTCGAACGAAACGACGAATCGAATCCGATTACGCCGCACGGTTCGACAGCAGTTCGTTCCGGTGACCTTCTGACAGTTTACTCCGCAAAGGGTGCGACGCCCGACGTAACGGATGTGTTCGGACACTACGAGGACCACTCGACAGTCTCATCGGACAACTCTGCGGTCTGA
- a CDS encoding DUF2178 domain-containing protein, with the protein MSTTNAKPPETSYRRLYTGLWILSGIALGVFIAIGYPLVGVGLFAACAAGSIVVVRRYDGPLFDERDWTVQAAASKRTLGIMGIVSAIGFPTVTALWALDIIEWPLWLTPIAFFVAALSLLHLGSTMYEARQYA; encoded by the coding sequence ATGTCCACCACGAATGCGAAACCACCGGAAACGTCGTATCGCCGTCTGTACACCGGACTGTGGATACTGTCCGGAATCGCACTAGGCGTCTTCATCGCCATCGGATACCCTCTCGTCGGCGTCGGATTGTTCGCCGCGTGCGCTGCCGGTTCCATCGTCGTCGTTCGTCGGTATGACGGTCCGCTGTTCGACGAACGCGACTGGACCGTGCAGGCCGCCGCGAGCAAGCGCACGCTCGGGATCATGGGTATAGTATCGGCCATCGGCTTCCCGACAGTGACCGCACTTTGGGCGCTCGATATCATCGAGTGGCCACTGTGGTTGACACCCATCGCGTTCTTCGTCGCGGCACTTTCGCTGCTCCACCTCGGCAGTACGATGTACGAGGCGAGGCAGTACGCATGA
- a CDS encoding ABC transporter substrate-binding protein, which produces MERDSNFGQSRRRFLRTGAGIAVSGALAGCAGQDSSSPTTSEPDTEGTAETSTAEATETSRETAETDDSYTVSMEPVGTVEFDEVPESWFSYTADYADMGVALGQGDGLSAIGVRARFGTHLYEELSGVSVDKADLTQLWQDGTGKEVFYELDADVHLIDPNFMVNRLQWSQEDIDEIDSNVAPFFGNTIFTRAYDWHDYADYTLYEAFEKVADVFQAQDRFEAFETYHNEVIADVQSRLPDETPDIAILYPADVPPESFYPYLVGSGSQSKHWNDLHVGDALANQDITDAQAGGTIDYETLLEIDPDALAIRLQGEITPEYFEENIVSHLKNHDVASQLRAVQNDRVVYGGLTYQGPIIHLFQLERAAQGLYPDEFAGEQLFDRKRVSDIVNGDF; this is translated from the coding sequence ATGGAACGAGACTCAAATTTCGGACAGTCGCGGCGTCGATTCCTCCGAACCGGTGCTGGAATCGCCGTCAGCGGCGCACTCGCTGGCTGTGCGGGACAAGATAGCAGTTCACCGACGACCAGCGAACCGGACACAGAGGGCACAGCTGAGACCTCTACAGCCGAGGCAACGGAAACCTCACGCGAGACGGCCGAGACAGACGATTCCTATACCGTTTCGATGGAGCCAGTCGGAACTGTCGAGTTCGACGAGGTTCCGGAGTCGTGGTTCTCGTACACCGCCGACTACGCCGATATGGGTGTCGCACTCGGGCAGGGAGACGGACTCTCGGCTATTGGTGTCCGCGCCCGGTTCGGTACACATCTGTACGAGGAACTCTCCGGTGTCTCCGTCGACAAAGCGGATCTCACACAACTGTGGCAGGATGGGACCGGCAAGGAGGTGTTCTACGAACTCGACGCCGACGTTCACCTCATCGATCCCAACTTCATGGTCAACCGACTGCAGTGGAGTCAAGAAGATATCGACGAAATCGACTCGAACGTCGCTCCGTTCTTCGGTAACACCATCTTCACACGGGCCTACGACTGGCACGACTACGCCGATTACACCCTGTACGAAGCCTTCGAGAAGGTCGCAGACGTGTTCCAAGCACAGGACCGGTTCGAGGCATTTGAGACGTACCACAACGAGGTTATAGCGGACGTTCAGTCTCGTCTCCCCGACGAGACACCAGATATTGCAATTCTGTATCCTGCTGACGTTCCACCGGAATCGTTCTATCCGTATCTCGTCGGTTCTGGGAGCCAATCGAAGCACTGGAACGACCTGCACGTCGGCGACGCACTGGCAAACCAAGACATCACGGACGCACAGGCGGGCGGCACTATCGATTACGAGACGCTCTTGGAAATCGATCCTGACGCCCTCGCAATCAGACTCCAAGGGGAAATCACACCGGAGTACTTCGAGGAGAACATCGTCTCGCATCTGAAGAACCACGATGTGGCGAGCCAACTCCGGGCGGTGCAGAACGACCGCGTCGTCTACGGCGGCCTGACGTATCAGGGTCCGATCATTCACCTCTTCCAGCTCGAACGGGCGGCACAGGGACTTTACCCCGACGAGTTCGCTGGTGAGCAACTGTTCGACCGCAAACGCGTTTCCGACATCGTAAACGGCGACTTCTGA
- a CDS encoding TrkA C-terminal domain-containing protein yields MVDRLDEVDKRILYHLVQDARNTSAPMVAEEAHVSAGTIRNRIKQLEADGVIRGYHAHVDYERAEGRLRNLVIGTAEIDERERLTKQIADIPGVVNVRQLMCGTGNVHVTTVGEDAQELARVTRDVAEMGLEVEDEHLLQHEEFRPYHAFGPEGRRDRQSIADFMSLSGGAEVVEVSVTPGAEVDGMTLSEANEQGLVEPEVLVVSVERDEEILTPRGDTEIRADDLVTLFARGDIPEKTIAAFTDD; encoded by the coding sequence ATGGTCGACCGATTAGACGAAGTCGACAAACGAATCCTCTACCACCTCGTTCAGGACGCGCGAAACACCTCCGCGCCGATGGTGGCCGAGGAGGCGCACGTCTCCGCGGGGACGATACGAAACCGTATCAAGCAACTGGAGGCAGACGGGGTCATCCGGGGGTATCACGCCCACGTGGACTACGAACGGGCCGAAGGGCGGCTGAGGAACCTCGTCATCGGGACCGCCGAGATAGACGAGCGGGAACGGCTAACAAAGCAAATTGCCGATATCCCGGGTGTCGTCAACGTCCGACAGCTCATGTGCGGAACCGGAAACGTTCACGTCACAACCGTCGGAGAAGACGCCCAAGAGCTCGCCCGAGTCACCCGAGACGTGGCTGAGATGGGTCTGGAAGTCGAGGACGAACACCTCCTGCAACACGAGGAGTTCCGCCCGTACCACGCGTTCGGACCTGAAGGGCGGCGCGACCGGCAATCCATCGCGGACTTCATGTCGCTGTCCGGCGGTGCAGAAGTTGTCGAAGTGAGCGTCACGCCCGGTGCGGAGGTTGACGGAATGACGCTCAGCGAGGCGAACGAACAGGGTCTAGTCGAACCCGAAGTTCTCGTCGTCTCCGTCGAACGCGACGAAGAGATTCTCACCCCGCGCGGCGACACCGAAATCCGGGCGGACGACCTTGTGACGCTATTTGCCCGCGGTGACATTCCGGAGAAAACAATCGCTGCCTTCACGGACGACTGA
- a CDS encoding DUF6498-containing protein, with amino-acid sequence MKQPRITPPRAIGLVTVIVSNLLPIVGVAAWDWNLSSLLVLYWVEGIGTVLFAALKALFAERASEDSGRHHLPLQELCEKRGGVSPWSGGPPMYVRNVPHALGILLITGGISALIGGYIALRLSIDVSVVLSTSVAVGVLGLLVGRLTEFRFDYIDNEEYADISARMIAATPARQLILLLFLLPVADVGQEAGPLLLFLIVTVKLLAETYSFYREHYRTEPGRFGQWVFGPRDTSEPPPEISVPDEPVSARLRTDTQSVLLSSVASIALGMANRIGYLALFLVVMGILVFGWKSVAVGIVILGSIAAVRAAGHYLQYGTIEYQRRGDSLVAYDTLLDEPQWKTTVEALDGISVENPISDRLLGTGTLSLSGVDSASRTAVKLGPVSDLETAVEMFALPVTEPSRPEANHTVLAIAFVLAACFAAVPTTLFMLPDVETTNAIAVTIMLGPFFLLIVGVLVVSGLSRI; translated from the coding sequence ATGAAGCAGCCACGAATCACACCGCCTCGGGCTATCGGTCTCGTTACCGTCATCGTCTCGAATCTGCTCCCCATTGTCGGAGTCGCCGCGTGGGACTGGAACCTCTCGTCACTGTTGGTGCTTTACTGGGTGGAGGGCATCGGAACGGTGCTGTTCGCCGCGCTGAAAGCGCTGTTTGCCGAGCGGGCGTCCGAGGACAGTGGCAGGCACCACCTACCGCTTCAGGAACTCTGCGAGAAGCGCGGTGGCGTCTCCCCGTGGTCTGGAGGACCACCGATGTACGTGCGGAACGTACCCCACGCGCTCGGAATTTTGCTCATCACGGGGGGAATATCTGCGCTCATCGGCGGGTATATCGCCCTTCGGCTGTCGATAGATGTCTCCGTCGTTCTCTCGACGAGTGTCGCCGTCGGCGTCCTCGGACTGTTGGTCGGCCGACTCACCGAGTTCCGATTCGACTATATCGACAACGAGGAGTACGCCGACATCTCTGCGCGGATGATCGCGGCGACGCCGGCCCGGCAACTAATACTACTGCTGTTTCTGCTCCCGGTGGCCGACGTGGGGCAAGAGGCTGGACCGCTACTACTGTTCCTCATCGTAACGGTGAAACTACTCGCAGAGACGTACAGTTTCTATCGGGAACACTACCGGACCGAACCGGGACGATTCGGACAGTGGGTTTTCGGTCCCCGCGACACCTCTGAGCCACCACCAGAGATTTCCGTGCCTGACGAACCCGTAAGCGCCCGTCTCAGAACCGACACACAGTCGGTGCTTCTCAGCTCTGTCGCATCCATCGCGTTGGGGATGGCAAACCGAATCGGCTACCTCGCGTTGTTCCTCGTCGTGATGGGCATTCTCGTCTTCGGGTGGAAGTCCGTGGCCGTTGGCATCGTGATTCTCGGGAGTATCGCAGCAGTCAGAGCCGCCGGACACTATCTCCAGTACGGAACGATAGAGTACCAACGGCGCGGCGACTCCCTCGTCGCGTACGACACGCTCCTCGACGAACCGCAATGGAAGACAACGGTAGAGGCTCTAGACGGCATTTCGGTCGAAAATCCCATCTCGGACCGGCTACTCGGGACGGGAACACTCTCCCTTTCGGGCGTTGACTCCGCGAGCCGAACAGCGGTCAAACTCGGACCGGTGTCCGACCTCGAAACCGCCGTTGAGATGTTCGCGTTGCCCGTCACCGAACCGAGTCGGCCCGAGGCGAATCACACAGTCCTAGCCATCGCGTTCGTGCTTGCAGCGTGTTTCGCCGCCGTCCCTACGACACTGTTCATGCTTCCAGATGTCGAAACAACCAACGCTATCGCTGTCACCATCATGCTAGGACCGTTTTTCCTGCTTATTGTCGGTGTCTTGGTCGTGAGCGGACTGTCCCGTATCTGA
- a CDS encoding SLC13 family permease has product MLVVFALILLALVLFATERFPIDVTAILVMVLLMVLEPWTQISPREGISGFANPATITVLAMLILSTGVNRTGIVQLIGRKMAAFAGTDRRKQLAATVGVTGPVSGFINNTPVVAILVPVIADLAHEGRTSPSKLLMPLSFASMLGGTLTLIGTSTNILASDIAAQLGAESPGLGLHAFGMFEFTKLGVVVFAVGSLYLMTIGVRLLPKRIPADEDLVEEYALQEYLADVVVPANSQLIGQTVGEALGDDNLDIDVLQLIRYGERFDEPLARKEIHENDTLRLRTNRETLEYIMDAEGLTLSGGPRTEDDLHPEEEEPVLVEVVIPSGSFLVGETLASSSFRQRYDANVLAFRTRGDVVRDRFEDIRIRVGDTLLVQAPPDSLTRLVENEDFIVAHEFDEVTYRSDKIPFAVGIIAGVVALPALNILPIVVSALAGVVAMIFTGVLKPTELYSSVEWNVIFLLAGVIPLGIALQQTEAAALLGDAVAATSLFLPPIGVLWVFYLATGLLTSVISNNASVVLMIPVAANAAQSIGANAFAFVLAVTFAASTAFMTPVGYQTNLFVYGPGGYTFSDFIRVGAPLQFLLSIVTVLGIAFFWGVRA; this is encoded by the coding sequence ATGCTCGTCGTCTTCGCTCTCATTCTCCTCGCTCTCGTGCTCTTTGCGACTGAACGGTTCCCGATTGACGTCACCGCCATCCTAGTGATGGTTCTGTTGATGGTACTCGAACCGTGGACGCAGATCTCTCCACGTGAGGGAATCTCGGGATTTGCGAACCCGGCGACAATCACGGTGCTGGCGATGCTCATTCTGAGTACGGGGGTCAATCGAACCGGCATCGTCCAGTTGATCGGCCGGAAGATGGCTGCGTTCGCCGGGACCGACCGACGTAAGCAACTCGCCGCGACGGTCGGCGTCACTGGTCCAGTCTCGGGATTCATTAATAACACACCAGTCGTCGCGATTCTGGTTCCCGTAATCGCCGATCTGGCACACGAGGGGAGAACGTCGCCGTCGAAGCTCCTGATGCCGCTGTCGTTTGCGTCGATGCTTGGGGGGACACTCACACTCATCGGGACGTCAACGAACATCCTCGCGAGCGATATCGCGGCCCAACTCGGTGCGGAGTCACCCGGCCTCGGACTACATGCGTTTGGAATGTTTGAGTTCACCAAGCTCGGTGTCGTCGTCTTCGCCGTCGGTTCTCTCTACCTCATGACGATCGGCGTTCGACTCCTTCCCAAACGGATTCCGGCTGACGAGGACCTCGTCGAGGAGTACGCGCTCCAGGAGTACCTCGCGGACGTCGTCGTCCCGGCGAACTCACAACTGATTGGCCAGACTGTCGGGGAGGCGCTCGGCGACGACAACCTCGATATCGACGTGTTACAGCTAATTCGCTACGGTGAGCGGTTCGATGAACCGCTCGCTCGAAAAGAAATCCACGAAAACGATACGCTCCGACTCAGGACGAATCGGGAGACACTCGAGTACATCATGGATGCGGAGGGGCTCACACTATCGGGTGGTCCGCGAACCGAAGACGACCTGCATCCGGAGGAGGAAGAACCGGTGCTCGTCGAAGTCGTCATCCCGTCGGGATCGTTTCTCGTTGGCGAAACGCTGGCAAGTTCATCGTTTCGACAGCGCTACGACGCGAATGTTCTGGCCTTTCGTACCCGTGGAGACGTGGTCCGGGATCGGTTCGAGGACATCCGTATTCGCGTCGGTGACACGCTACTCGTGCAGGCACCGCCCGACAGCCTTACGCGACTCGTCGAGAACGAGGATTTCATCGTCGCCCACGAGTTCGACGAGGTGACCTACCGGAGCGATAAAATCCCATTCGCGGTCGGTATCATCGCCGGCGTGGTCGCATTGCCGGCGTTGAACATCCTCCCGATTGTCGTCTCAGCACTTGCTGGCGTCGTAGCAATGATCTTCACCGGCGTCCTCAAGCCAACAGAGCTCTACTCGTCCGTCGAGTGGAACGTGATCTTCCTCCTCGCAGGCGTCATCCCGCTTGGTATCGCCCTCCAGCAGACGGAAGCTGCGGCGCTGCTCGGCGATGCCGTTGCTGCGACGTCGCTGTTCCTGCCACCGATCGGCGTCCTGTGGGTCTTCTACCTCGCGACCGGCCTGTTGACGAGCGTCATCAGCAACAACGCGAGCGTCGTGTTGATGATTCCGGTGGCTGCCAACGCTGCCCAGTCGATCGGAGCGAACGCGTTCGCGTTCGTTCTGGCGGTCACGTTCGCAGCCTCGACGGCGTTCATGACGCCCGTCGGCTACCAGACGAATCTTTTCGTCTACGGGCCTGGTGGGTACACGTTTTCTGACTTCATTCGGGTCGGCGCCCCGCTACAGTTCCTCCTCTCGATCGTTACCGTCCTCGGGATTGCGTTCTTCTGGGGCGTCCGCGCGTGA